Proteins from a genomic interval of Luteolibacter sp. Y139:
- a CDS encoding MBG domain-containing protein: MNLTRILPLAVLLAATLPAASQERLADLLAEPGASLNDPASRQRIVDRLKVADGQRRQAAQAKAQQRGLPLRVTRRNGTIEELADFDGEKPVYFTTQNVNAAISTGANLVRDTYAVQGSGITIGLWDGGSARSTHQEFGGRVIVKDGAGSIDHATHVGGTLAAAGVVANAKGMAPQATIDSYDWNSDVTEMTARGATAPGQQATRIYLSNHSYGYISGWNWVGAANQDWEWWGDGTTATGFEQDFGRYNTYARDQDALSFNAPYYLEFRAAGNEREDNPVTGDRVTLSPGGGSVVSFDPALHPSGDGQYRGGFECISFDALAKNILTVGSTLDAVTGGVRDVSKATPSSFSSFGPTDDGRIKPDVVANGEALYSCLNASNTSYGTYSGTSMATPNATGSAALLIQLYGNLFPGGAMRASTLKGLLIHTADDRGNPGPDYKYGWGLLNVKAAADLLTDHSSFPEKHRVTENQVTTSTVVRTQSFVWDGTSPIRATLCWTDPAGTATTTSDLRSPRLVNNLNLKLVSPTGSEFFPWVMPFVGTWTQASMDSAATTGINNTDNVEQVLIPSPGAAGTWQAVVSFSGTLTNGNQNYSLLLNGAAAVVPPPPPLSIATVTPASALPGTITMDLTGTGFEAGTAIKLTRSGQTDIQATGEQLIGESLRCQVNLTGAAPGTWNVVATNPDLETATLSNGFAVVGALFAESFDGTVTGWTSQATTGSNAWSLVTSNSHSPTTSYFAPAPSTKSTVALTSPSISIPANASNMQLGFWHSYNLQSARDGGKLEFSINGGTWFEVTSASSGLSFASNGYNSTIGGTGKPSDRSEFEGTSAWSGNSGSFVNTLVNFTDNAKFAGKSLRLRWRLATDTGTSSPGWYVDTISLIGGGNITNQAPAITTAASSSSIEAVTDPDTTVYQILRGTGTTFTVAASDDGGEPALHYTWSSTGPVSVFFQTNGTNAAKTTLANFDATGDYLVTVAVQDAQGLTTSSSVHVRVVQTASSIAVSPATASLAVGGTQAFGASLLDQFGTAMATQPPSFTWSVSGGGTINGSGLFSATTAGGPYVVTATSGSISNTASVTVNPTTATVTLGNLTPTYDGTPKAASVTTSPPGLAVSVTYNGSSTVPTNAGSYAVEATITNPNYQGSATGTLIIAKATATITLGSLTTTYNGSPKSASATTTPAGLTVSFTYDSSPIVPSNAGSYAVAASINDTNYQGTANGTLVIGKATATVTLGSLTPTYNGSPKSATATTSPLGLSVSFTYDGSPGAPSNAGSYAVAASISDTNYQGNASDTLIIGKATATVTLGDLSHDYDGTPKAATATTSPAGLTATFTYDGSATAPSAIGSYAVVATVNDTNYQGTANGTLAINGMIYSLWKTQQFTAAQILAGETDPEDDADHDGLDNLAEYALGTDPNSFTAPPAFSLDATHLTITFTRPKGRNDVSYHAESGDQFGPWTDVPLEVIGETETQETLRARVARPALGDRLFLRLRFD; this comes from the coding sequence ATGAACCTCACCCGCATCCTCCCCTTGGCGGTGCTTCTGGCTGCCACCCTTCCCGCGGCTTCCCAAGAACGTCTGGCCGATCTCCTCGCTGAACCCGGCGCCAGCCTCAATGACCCGGCCTCCCGCCAGCGCATTGTGGACCGCCTGAAAGTCGCGGACGGCCAGCGCCGCCAAGCCGCCCAGGCAAAGGCCCAGCAGCGGGGCCTGCCCCTCCGCGTCACACGCCGGAACGGGACCATCGAGGAGCTCGCCGACTTCGATGGCGAAAAGCCGGTCTATTTCACCACCCAGAACGTCAACGCCGCGATCTCCACCGGCGCGAATCTGGTGCGGGACACCTACGCGGTCCAGGGAAGCGGCATCACCATCGGCCTCTGGGACGGCGGCTCGGCACGCAGCACCCACCAGGAATTCGGCGGCCGGGTGATCGTGAAGGACGGCGCGGGATCCATCGACCACGCGACCCACGTCGGCGGCACCCTGGCCGCCGCCGGCGTCGTGGCAAATGCCAAGGGCATGGCCCCGCAGGCGACCATCGACAGCTACGACTGGAACAGCGACGTCACCGAAATGACCGCCCGCGGCGCCACCGCCCCAGGCCAGCAGGCCACCCGCATCTATCTCTCCAACCACAGCTACGGCTACATCAGCGGCTGGAATTGGGTGGGCGCAGCCAACCAGGATTGGGAGTGGTGGGGTGATGGCACCACCGCCACCGGCTTCGAGCAGGACTTCGGCCGCTACAATACCTATGCGCGCGATCAGGATGCGCTGTCGTTCAACGCCCCCTACTACCTGGAGTTCCGTGCCGCGGGCAATGAGCGCGAAGACAACCCCGTCACCGGAGATCGGGTGACCCTCTCTCCCGGCGGCGGCTCGGTGGTCTCGTTCGATCCCGCCCTGCACCCAAGCGGTGACGGCCAGTATCGCGGCGGCTTCGAGTGCATTTCCTTCGATGCCCTGGCAAAGAACATCCTCACCGTCGGATCGACCCTTGATGCCGTGACCGGCGGCGTCCGCGATGTCTCGAAGGCGACGCCAAGCTCGTTCAGCTCCTTCGGTCCCACCGACGACGGCCGCATCAAGCCGGACGTGGTCGCCAATGGTGAAGCCCTCTACTCATGCCTGAATGCCAGCAACACGAGCTACGGCACTTATAGTGGCACCAGCATGGCCACCCCGAACGCAACCGGTTCCGCCGCCTTGCTGATCCAACTCTACGGCAATCTCTTCCCCGGCGGAGCGATGCGCGCCAGCACCCTGAAAGGCCTCTTGATCCACACCGCCGATGATCGAGGCAATCCCGGCCCCGACTACAAATACGGCTGGGGCCTCCTGAACGTGAAGGCCGCCGCGGACCTTCTCACTGACCATTCCAGCTTCCCCGAAAAGCATCGCGTCACGGAAAACCAGGTCACCACCAGCACCGTCGTCCGCACCCAGTCCTTCGTCTGGGACGGCACCTCGCCCATCCGCGCCACCCTCTGCTGGACCGATCCCGCCGGCACCGCGACCACCACCTCCGACCTCCGCAGCCCGCGGCTGGTCAATAACCTGAACCTCAAGCTGGTCTCGCCGACCGGTTCGGAGTTCTTCCCCTGGGTCATGCCCTTCGTCGGCACATGGACTCAAGCGTCGATGGATTCCGCCGCGACCACCGGCATCAACAACACCGACAACGTCGAGCAAGTCCTCATCCCCTCGCCCGGCGCCGCCGGCACTTGGCAAGCCGTGGTCTCGTTCTCCGGCACGCTGACCAATGGCAACCAGAACTACTCGCTGTTACTGAATGGCGCGGCCGCAGTGGTCCCGCCACCACCGCCACTTTCCATCGCCACCGTCACACCGGCGAGTGCCTTGCCCGGAACCATCACCATGGATCTAACAGGCACCGGCTTCGAAGCGGGCACCGCGATCAAGCTGACCCGCTCCGGCCAGACCGACATCCAGGCCACCGGCGAGCAGCTGATCGGCGAATCACTGCGCTGCCAGGTAAACCTCACCGGTGCCGCACCGGGCACATGGAATGTAGTGGCGACCAATCCCGATCTTGAAACCGCCACGCTCTCGAATGGCTTCGCCGTCGTCGGCGCCCTGTTTGCCGAAAGCTTCGACGGCACCGTCACCGGCTGGACCTCACAAGCGACCACCGGCAGCAATGCATGGTCGCTCGTCACCTCTAACAGCCATTCCCCGACAACCTCGTATTTTGCCCCCGCCCCTTCAACGAAGTCCACCGTCGCCCTCACCTCCCCGTCCATCTCCATCCCAGCCAATGCCAGCAACATGCAGCTGGGCTTCTGGCACAGTTACAACCTCCAGTCGGCACGCGATGGCGGAAAACTGGAATTCTCGATCAACGGAGGCACCTGGTTTGAAGTCACCTCCGCCAGCTCCGGCCTCAGCTTCGCCAGCAATGGCTACAACAGCACCATCGGCGGCACTGGCAAACCGAGCGACCGCAGCGAGTTCGAAGGAACCAGCGCGTGGTCCGGCAACAGCGGCAGCTTCGTCAACACGCTCGTCAATTTCACCGACAACGCGAAGTTCGCCGGCAAGAGCCTGCGCCTTCGTTGGCGGCTCGCCACCGACACCGGCACCTCCAGCCCGGGCTGGTATGTCGATACCATCTCGCTGATCGGCGGCGGCAATATCACGAACCAGGCACCGGCCATCACCACCGCAGCCAGCAGCTCGTCTATCGAAGCCGTCACCGACCCTGACACCACCGTCTATCAGATCCTTCGCGGCACCGGCACCACCTTCACCGTGGCCGCCAGCGACGATGGAGGCGAACCCGCGCTCCACTACACCTGGAGCAGCACCGGTCCAGTCTCGGTCTTCTTCCAAACCAACGGCACCAACGCGGCAAAGACCACCCTCGCGAACTTCGATGCGACCGGCGACTACCTCGTGACCGTCGCCGTTCAAGATGCCCAAGGCCTCACCACCAGCAGTTCCGTCCACGTCCGCGTGGTTCAGACCGCATCGTCTATCGCCGTCTCTCCCGCCACAGCAAGCCTGGCCGTCGGTGGCACCCAGGCCTTCGGAGCCTCCTTGCTCGATCAATTCGGCACCGCCATGGCGACTCAGCCGCCATCTTTCACGTGGTCCGTCAGCGGCGGAGGCACCATCAATGGCTCCGGTCTCTTCAGCGCCACCACCGCCGGGGGCCCCTATGTCGTCACCGCCACCTCCGGCAGCATCTCGAATACCGCCAGCGTGACGGTCAATCCGACCACCGCCACCGTCACCCTCGGCAATCTCACACCGACCTACGATGGCACGCCAAAGGCAGCCAGCGTCACGACCTCACCACCGGGCCTTGCCGTCTCAGTGACCTACAATGGCTCCTCCACCGTCCCGACAAATGCCGGCAGCTACGCCGTCGAAGCCACCATCACCAATCCCAATTACCAAGGTAGCGCCACCGGCACCCTCATCATCGCCAAGGCTACCGCCACCATCACCCTCGGCAGCCTGACGACCACCTACAACGGCTCTCCTAAGAGTGCCTCCGCCACCACCACGCCAGCCGGACTCACGGTCTCGTTCACCTACGATAGCTCTCCGATTGTTCCATCGAACGCCGGTAGCTACGCGGTCGCCGCGAGCATCAACGATACGAACTACCAGGGCACCGCGAATGGCACCCTCGTCATCGGCAAAGCGACCGCCACCGTCACACTCGGCAGCCTTACACCCACCTACAACGGCTCTCCAAAGAGTGCCACCGCCACCACCTCGCCACTCGGCCTCTCGGTCTCGTTCACCTACGATGGCTCTCCGGGTGCTCCTTCAAACGCCGGCAGCTACGCCGTCGCCGCAAGCATCAGCGACACGAACTATCAGGGCAACGCGAGCGACACCCTCATCATTGGCAAGGCCACCGCCACCGTCACCCTCGGCGACCTGTCCCACGATTACGATGGCACCCCGAAAGCAGCGACCGCCACCACCAGCCCCGCAGGCCTTACGGCGACCTTCACCTACGATGGATCTGCCACCGCGCCCTCCGCCATCGGCAGCTACGCCGTCGTGGCCACCGTGAACGACACGAACTATCAAGGCACTGCCAACGGCACCCTCGCGATCAATGGCATGATCTACTCGCTGTGGAAAACGCAGCAGTTCACCGCCGCCCAAATCCTCGCCGGTGAGACCGATCCAGAAGACGACGCCGACCACGACGGCCTCGACAACCTCGCCGAATACGCCCTCGGCACCGATCCTAACAGCTTCACCGCCCCTCCCGCCTTCTCGCTGGACGCCACTCACCTCACCATCACCTTCACCCGCCCGAAGGGACGCAATGACGTCAGCTATCACGCCGAGTCCGGCGACCAGTTCGGGCCTTGGACCGATGTCCCGCTTGAAGTCATCGGCGAAACGGAAACGCAGGAAACCCTCCGCGCCCGGGTGGCCCGCCCAGCCTTGGGCGACCGCCTGTTCCTGCGGCTGCGTTTCGACTGA
- a CDS encoding ubiquinone/menaquinone biosynthesis methyltransferase — protein sequence MGAGTIQDPSYVREAFARIADRYVTTNHVLSLGTDILWRRKVARIVRSWQPRRVLDVATGTGDLALEMQDACPDVEVTGSDFCAEMLAHASRRGLARTLVADALALPFRDGEFDVVTVAFGLRNMADYAAAIREMRRVLRPGGHLVVLDFSLPEGVMRKPYRWYLHNVLPKMAGYLTGQKDAYEYLGGSIEEFPMGKEMCGLIDAQGFRGADARPLCCGVASIYTAEAV from the coding sequence GTGGGTGCCGGAACCATTCAAGACCCGTCGTATGTCCGCGAGGCCTTCGCGCGCATCGCCGACCGCTATGTGACGACGAATCACGTGCTCAGCCTAGGCACGGATATCCTGTGGCGGCGGAAGGTGGCGCGGATCGTGCGTTCATGGCAGCCGCGGCGGGTGCTCGATGTGGCGACCGGCACCGGGGATCTGGCGCTTGAGATGCAGGATGCTTGTCCGGACGTGGAGGTGACCGGTAGTGACTTTTGCGCGGAGATGCTAGCGCATGCGAGCCGGCGGGGACTGGCGCGGACGCTGGTGGCGGATGCGCTGGCGCTGCCGTTTCGGGATGGGGAGTTTGATGTGGTGACGGTGGCCTTCGGGCTGCGGAACATGGCCGACTATGCTGCGGCGATTCGTGAGATGCGGCGGGTGCTGCGGCCGGGTGGGCATCTTGTGGTGCTCGATTTCTCTTTGCCGGAAGGTGTGATGAGGAAGCCCTATCGCTGGTATCTGCACAATGTCCTGCCGAAGATGGCGGGCTACCTGACGGGGCAGAAGGATGCGTATGAATACCTCGGTGGCTCGATTGAGGAGTTCCCGATGGGGAAGGAGATGTGCGGGCTGATTGATGCGCAGGGTTTCCGAGGGGCGGATGCGCGGCCGCTGTGCTGTGGGGTGGCCTCGATCTATACGGCGGAGGCGGTTTGA
- the fmt gene encoding methionyl-tRNA formyltransferase, protein MSLADARVVFFGSGEIAIPAFRRLIADGPRPLALVTQPDKPAGRHRELTPPPIKRVALEAGIPVLQPESVRDEASLEELRALAPDVIVVMAYGQILPKALIAIPRIACINLHASILPRHRGASCLQAAIDEGDAETGITVMHVVPKLDAGDIIHAVATPIGAEETGGSLHDRMAEVAAEALAQALPGILGGTASRTPQDGERSTYAPKLEREHGRIDWTWDAERLARRIRAYEPWPGTWTSFDGKRIKIFPARAGSGAAGEPGSLSVVEGEVRVACGEGFLVLGEVQPDGSRRMPARDWVKGLRSLPAFG, encoded by the coding sequence ATGAGTTTGGCGGACGCGCGGGTGGTGTTTTTTGGCAGCGGGGAGATCGCGATTCCCGCGTTCCGCCGCTTGATTGCGGATGGGCCGCGGCCGTTGGCGCTGGTGACGCAGCCGGACAAGCCGGCGGGGCGGCATCGTGAGCTGACGCCGCCGCCGATCAAGCGGGTGGCTCTGGAGGCGGGGATTCCCGTGCTCCAGCCAGAGAGTGTGCGGGATGAGGCGAGTCTGGAGGAGCTGCGTGCCCTCGCACCGGATGTGATCGTGGTGATGGCCTACGGACAGATTTTGCCGAAGGCATTGATCGCCATTCCGCGGATTGCCTGCATCAACCTGCATGCGTCGATTTTGCCGCGGCATCGTGGGGCCTCCTGCTTGCAGGCGGCGATCGACGAAGGCGATGCCGAGACCGGGATCACGGTGATGCACGTGGTGCCGAAGCTGGATGCGGGCGACATCATTCACGCGGTGGCCACGCCGATCGGCGCGGAGGAAACCGGCGGCTCGCTGCATGACCGGATGGCGGAGGTGGCGGCGGAGGCCTTGGCCCAAGCGTTACCGGGGATTCTCGGCGGAACCGCTTCCCGGACGCCGCAAGACGGGGAACGGTCGACCTACGCGCCGAAGTTGGAGCGCGAGCACGGGCGGATCGACTGGACGTGGGATGCGGAGCGGCTCGCCCGGCGCATCCGCGCCTATGAGCCGTGGCCCGGGACCTGGACGAGCTTCGACGGCAAGCGGATCAAGATTTTCCCGGCGAGGGCCGGGTCGGGGGCTGCCGGTGAGCCGGGATCCCTGAGTGTGGTGGAGGGCGAGGTCCGGGTCGCCTGTGGCGAAGGATTTCTCGTGCTGGGCGAAGTCCAGCCGGACGGATCGCGGCGGATGCCGGCGCGGGATTGGGTGAAGGGGCTGCGGAGTTTGCCGGCTTTCGGGTAG
- a CDS encoding adenylate kinase family protein translates to MSKALDIKRPAFLILGAPGSGKGTQGKILGSIPRFFHCACGDVFRSLDTRTPIGRRFVDYSSRGELVPDELTIELWKAQVDNWRESHVYKPDIDFLVLDGIPRNVPQAEMISEFLHIHQVFHLSCPDREELARRMRKRALKDNRMDDASDRVIQQRIATYEGETKPILDYYSTALVTDIDATQPPVKVLNDIISKIVSLPAYQEVAKVVA, encoded by the coding sequence ATGTCGAAGGCACTCGATATCAAACGCCCTGCTTTCCTGATCCTCGGCGCGCCGGGGTCGGGCAAAGGAACCCAGGGGAAAATCCTCGGCTCGATCCCGCGCTTCTTCCACTGCGCGTGTGGCGATGTGTTCCGCTCCCTCGACACGCGCACGCCGATCGGCCGACGCTTCGTCGACTACTCGAGCCGTGGTGAGCTGGTGCCGGACGAGCTGACGATCGAGCTATGGAAGGCGCAGGTGGACAACTGGCGCGAGTCCCACGTTTACAAGCCGGACATCGATTTCCTGGTGCTGGATGGCATCCCGCGCAACGTGCCACAGGCGGAGATGATCTCGGAGTTCCTGCACATCCATCAGGTCTTCCACCTTTCCTGCCCGGATCGCGAGGAACTGGCGCGCCGCATGAGAAAGCGGGCGCTGAAGGACAACCGGATGGACGACGCGTCCGACCGCGTGATCCAGCAGCGGATCGCCACCTACGAGGGCGAGACCAAGCCGATCCTGGACTACTACTCGACCGCACTGGTGACGGACATCGATGCGACGCAGCCGCCGGTGAAGGTGCTGAATGACATCATTTCGAAGATCGTTTCGCTTCCGGCTTATCAGGAAGTGGCCAAGGTGGTGGCATGA
- a CDS encoding 3'-5' exonuclease: MTIGDCRFAAIDFESAGAARGRTDVPVQVGLATWSAADGHGERFMSYLASDAPITWSARKVHGIRDEDLHGAPALLSLWPQMKKHLAGAVVVAHGKGTEKRFLRAFPGHGFGPWVDTLLLSRAAWPDLPDHSLSALCESRGLAHVLETHHPGGRWHDALYDAVASLLLLEHVITHHDLAGRPLDTLLHPDTASWHRLRR, translated from the coding sequence GTGACCATCGGGGACTGCCGTTTTGCCGCCATCGACTTCGAGTCGGCCGGTGCCGCCCGCGGCCGCACGGATGTCCCGGTGCAGGTCGGCCTCGCCACCTGGTCCGCCGCCGATGGCCACGGCGAGCGCTTCATGTCCTACCTCGCCAGTGACGCCCCCATCACCTGGTCCGCCCGCAAGGTCCACGGCATCCGGGATGAGGACCTCCATGGTGCCCCGGCCCTGCTCTCCCTCTGGCCGCAGATGAAAAAGCACCTCGCCGGGGCCGTCGTCGTCGCCCACGGCAAGGGCACCGAAAAGCGCTTCCTCCGCGCCTTCCCCGGCCACGGTTTCGGTCCGTGGGTCGATACCCTCCTCCTCTCCCGTGCCGCCTGGCCGGACCTCCCGGACCACTCGCTCTCCGCCCTCTGCGAAAGCCGCGGCCTCGCCCACGTCCTCGAAACCCACCACCCCGGCGGCCGTTGGCACGATGCCCTCTACGACGCCGTCGCCTCCCTCCTCCTGCTAGAGCACGTCATCACCCACCACGACCTCGCCGGCCGCCCCCTTGATACGCTCCTCCACCCCGACACCGCCAGCTGGCACCGCCTCCGCCGGTAG
- the lipB gene encoding lipoyl(octanoyl) transferase LipB: MKTVHLGTNITYEDGLKQQDAAVDALLNATGEETLFLLEHAPVYTIGRLRDQSSLRDTAMLPAPVVETNRGGQATYHGPGQLVGYPILDLRERNRDLHAHLRGIEEALILTCRDFGIPAGRREGLTGVWVENRKLASIGVGVRKWISMHGFAINITPESLLPFFAITPCGIDGVIMSSVQQEARKPVSVADFADAFVPHFGKLFARA; this comes from the coding sequence ATGAAAACCGTCCATCTAGGCACCAACATCACCTACGAAGACGGCCTCAAACAACAGGACGCCGCCGTCGACGCTCTCCTCAACGCCACCGGCGAGGAAACCCTCTTCCTGTTAGAGCACGCACCCGTCTACACCATCGGCCGCCTCCGCGATCAGTCCTCCCTACGGGACACCGCAATGCTTCCCGCCCCCGTCGTCGAAACCAACCGCGGCGGCCAAGCCACCTATCACGGCCCCGGCCAACTCGTCGGCTACCCCATCCTCGACCTGCGCGAACGCAATCGCGACCTCCACGCCCACCTCCGCGGCATCGAGGAAGCCCTCATTCTCACCTGCCGCGACTTCGGCATCCCCGCTGGCCGTCGCGAGGGCCTCACCGGCGTCTGGGTAGAGAACCGCAAGCTAGCCTCCATCGGCGTCGGCGTGCGCAAGTGGATCTCCATGCACGGCTTCGCGATCAACATCACACCGGAATCGCTGCTACCCTTCTTCGCCATCACGCCCTGCGGCATCGACGGCGTGATCATGAGCAGCGTTCAACAAGAAGCCCGCAAGCCGGTAAGCGTTGCGGACTTCGCGGACGCCTTCGTGCCGCACTTCGGAAAGCTCTTCGCCCGCGCGTAG
- the aroB gene encoding 3-dehydroquinate synthase codes for MLRRMPSVYVDLGERSYEVRVENGLLARAGDALRSAGLSGKAAIITDETVGHFHAAALTEALIAGGFAPTLHTLPAGEASKSMAQAEVLCSSLAAAGHDRRSFVIALGGGVVGDLAGFVAAIFYRGIPFVQIPTTIVAQVDSSVGGKTGVNLPEGKNLLGAFHQPRLVIVDPAVLATLPGREYREGFAEVIKHAAIRDGAMLAEIAALDPATREVPADLISRNIAIKARIVEADEHETKGLRALLNLGHTIGHGIEAAVPYGDMLHGEAISLGLRAALHLSEKHAGLAPAASQEILALLEKFQLPLVLDHAISTERVLEKLSRDKKFEAGKIRFVLLRAPGDAYLSDQVTPADLAEAVAHLRQA; via the coding sequence ATGCTCCGCCGCATGCCGAGCGTGTATGTCGATCTGGGAGAGCGGTCTTACGAAGTCCGCGTGGAAAATGGCCTGCTCGCCCGCGCGGGCGATGCCCTCCGCTCCGCCGGCCTCTCCGGAAAAGCCGCCATCATCACCGATGAAACGGTCGGCCACTTCCACGCCGCCGCCCTCACCGAGGCACTCATCGCCGGAGGCTTCGCCCCCACCCTCCACACTCTCCCCGCCGGCGAAGCCTCGAAGTCGATGGCCCAGGCCGAGGTCCTCTGCTCCTCCCTCGCCGCCGCCGGCCACGACCGCCGTTCCTTCGTCATCGCCCTCGGCGGTGGAGTCGTCGGCGACCTCGCCGGCTTCGTTGCCGCCATCTTCTACCGCGGCATTCCCTTCGTCCAAATCCCCACCACCATCGTCGCCCAGGTCGACTCCTCCGTCGGCGGCAAGACCGGTGTGAACCTGCCGGAGGGCAAGAACCTCCTCGGTGCCTTCCACCAGCCGCGGCTCGTCATCGTCGATCCCGCCGTGCTCGCCACCCTGCCCGGCCGCGAATACCGCGAGGGCTTCGCCGAAGTCATCAAGCACGCCGCCATCCGCGACGGTGCCATGCTCGCCGAGATCGCCGCACTCGATCCCGCCACCCGTGAAGTCCCTGCCGACCTCATCTCCCGGAACATCGCCATCAAGGCCCGCATCGTCGAAGCCGACGAACACGAGACCAAGGGCCTCCGCGCCTTGCTCAATCTCGGCCACACCATCGGCCACGGCATCGAAGCCGCCGTCCCCTACGGCGACATGCTCCATGGCGAAGCCATCTCCCTCGGCCTCCGCGCCGCCCTCCACCTCTCCGAAAAACACGCCGGCCTTGCCCCCGCCGCCTCACAGGAAATCCTCGCCCTGTTAGAGAAGTTCCAACTCCCTCTCGTCCTCGATCACGCCATCTCCACCGAGCGAGTGTTAGAGAAACTCAGCCGCGACAAGAAGTTCGAAGCCGGCAAGATCCGCTTCGTCCTCCTCCGCGCCCCCGGCGACGCCTACCTCAGCGATCAAGTCACGCCCGCAGATCTCGCGGAAGCAGTAGCGCATCTGCGTCAAGCATAG
- the pyrH gene encoding UMP kinase: MSSSPPRYKRAILKLSGEALREPGSTDNISPEIVERIAREVREALAPGDLQLGIVVGGGNFWRGASASARGMDRATADYVGMLATVMNSLALQGSMEHHGVTCVVQSAIEMKNVAETFIRRKAERHLNDGRVVIFAAGTGSPFFSTDTTAALRASEMSADVVFKATMVDGVYDSDPKKNPDAKKFSRVSFHDCISKQFKVMDATAFSLCMDNHIPIVIFDLGKEGNITRALRGESIGTIVDGEETVLA; encoded by the coding sequence ATGAGTTCGTCCCCACCCCGCTACAAGAGAGCCATCCTTAAACTCAGCGGGGAAGCCCTCCGAGAACCCGGCAGCACCGATAACATCTCACCGGAGATCGTCGAACGGATCGCGCGAGAGGTGCGCGAGGCCTTGGCTCCCGGCGACTTGCAGTTAGGGATCGTGGTCGGCGGCGGGAACTTCTGGCGCGGTGCCTCTGCCAGTGCCCGCGGCATGGACCGTGCGACGGCCGACTATGTGGGCATGCTTGCCACGGTGATGAACTCGCTGGCGCTCCAGGGCTCGATGGAACATCACGGTGTGACCTGCGTGGTCCAGTCGGCGATCGAGATGAAGAACGTCGCCGAGACCTTCATCCGCCGGAAAGCCGAGCGACATCTCAACGACGGCCGGGTGGTGATTTTCGCCGCCGGCACCGGAAGCCCGTTCTTCTCCACCGACACCACCGCCGCGCTCCGTGCCAGCGAGATGAGTGCGGATGTCGTTTTCAAGGCGACCATGGTGGACGGTGTCTACGATTCCGATCCGAAGAAGAATCCGGACGCGAAGAAGTTCTCCCGTGTTTCCTTCCATGACTGCATTTCGAAGCAGTTCAAGGTGATGGACGCCACCGCCTTCAGCCTGTGCATGGACAACCACATCCCGATCGTGATTTTCGATCTCGGCAAAGAGGGCAACATCACCCGTGCGCTGCGCGGGGAATCGATCGGCACCATCGTCGATGGCGAGGAAACCGTGCTCGCCTGA
- the frr gene encoding ribosome recycling factor, with protein MDPETAILETEEAMEKAVEYLHHEFATVRTGKASPSLVENIDVHVHSYGSTMKLKQLAMITAPEARLLEVKVFDPATTQDVERAIRESRLGLNPAAAGISLRIPIPELSEERRIQMVKLIKQIAEEGKVRVRSARKEGMDAAKKMKADNLLTEDGQKDHEAEVQKLTDKYVKIVDELVVAKEKEVMKV; from the coding sequence ATGGATCCGGAAACCGCTATTCTTGAGACTGAAGAGGCCATGGAAAAGGCCGTGGAGTACCTGCACCACGAGTTCGCCACGGTCCGCACCGGCAAGGCCTCGCCCAGCCTGGTCGAAAACATCGATGTCCATGTGCACAGCTACGGCAGCACGATGAAGCTCAAACAGCTCGCGATGATCACCGCACCGGAAGCGCGGTTGCTGGAGGTGAAGGTATTCGATCCGGCGACGACTCAGGACGTGGAGCGGGCGATTCGCGAGTCGCGCCTGGGCCTGAATCCGGCGGCGGCTGGTATTTCACTGCGCATTCCGATTCCCGAGCTTTCCGAGGAGCGGCGTATCCAGATGGTGAAGCTGATCAAGCAGATCGCCGAGGAGGGGAAGGTCCGCGTCCGCAGTGCTCGCAAGGAGGGCATGGATGCCGCGAAGAAGATGAAGGCTGACAATTTGCTGACCGAGGACGGCCAGAAGGATCACGAGGCCGAGGTGCAGAAGCTGACCGACAAGTATGTGAAGATTGTCGACGAGCTGGTGGTGGCGAAGGAGAAGGAAGTGATGAAGGTCTGA